The Acetivibrio saccincola genome window below encodes:
- a CDS encoding rod shape-determining protein — translation MFGIGQDIGIDLGTATILVYIKGKGVVLSEPSVVALDRNNNKLLAVGEEARRMLGRTPGNIVAIRPLKDGVISDYNITERMLKYFINKVTGNRIFKFFKPRIIVCVPSGVTEVEKRAVREAANQAGARRTHLIEEPIAAAIGAGIDISKACGSMVIDIGGGTTDIAVISLGGTVVSTSIKVAGDKFDEAIVRYMRKKHNIMIGERTSEELKINIGTVYPRVQEVTMDIRGRNLISGLPKTITVSSTEIMEALEEPVSSIVEAVHSVLERTPPELASDISDRGIVMTGGGSLIYGFDKLIQEKTGIDVVVADDPVSCVALGTGKVLENIEIVEKTEEAEQMSRR, via the coding sequence TTGTTTGGAATTGGGCAGGATATAGGAATAGATTTGGGAACAGCTACAATACTTGTATACATAAAGGGAAAAGGTGTTGTGCTGAGTGAGCCTTCAGTTGTGGCATTGGATCGAAACAACAACAAGCTTTTGGCTGTAGGGGAAGAAGCCAGGAGGATGTTGGGAAGGACGCCGGGTAACATAGTTGCAATACGCCCTTTAAAGGACGGTGTAATTTCAGACTACAATATAACCGAGAGAATGTTAAAGTACTTCATTAATAAAGTCACAGGAAACAGGATATTCAAATTTTTCAAGCCAAGAATTATTGTATGTGTCCCAAGCGGTGTAACGGAAGTTGAGAAAAGGGCTGTAAGGGAGGCAGCCAACCAGGCAGGTGCAAGAAGAACGCACCTTATTGAAGAGCCTATAGCAGCAGCTATCGGGGCAGGGATAGACATTTCAAAAGCCTGTGGAAGCATGGTTATAGATATTGGCGGGGGGACTACTGATATAGCGGTTATATCTCTGGGCGGGACTGTTGTGAGCACTTCCATAAAAGTAGCTGGAGACAAATTTGATGAAGCCATTGTAAGGTACATGAGAAAGAAGCATAACATAATGATAGGTGAACGTACTTCTGAGGAATTGAAGATAAATATCGGAACTGTATATCCCAGGGTTCAGGAAGTTACAATGGATATCAGGGGAAGAAATCTTATATCCGGACTGCCTAAAACCATTACCGTTTCGTCAACAGAGATTATGGAAGCATTAGAAGAGCCTGTTTCCAGTATTGTTGAAGCTGTCCATTCAGTACTTGAAAGAACTCCGCCGGAACTGGCATCAGACATCAGTGACAGGGGTATTGTTATGACAGGCGGTGGAAGTCTTATATATGGTTTTGACAAGCTGATTCAGGAAAAGACAGGTATAGATGTGGTTGTTGCAGATGACCCTGTATCATGTGTTGCTTTAGGTACAGGAAAAGTTCTTGAAAACATTGAAATTGTAGAAAAAACTGAAGAAGCAGAACAGATGAGTCGGAGATAA
- a CDS encoding galactose-binding domain-containing protein, producing MRKFSFFMVVIILLAACLPNITFAEEDIYPGFRVIGRHLYDNRGEKVILYGPNIMTIWGEISGEKTFAEIAKTGANAIRIVWLTTGSARNLDLAIYNCRKNNMIPMVELHDATGEWHKLPQLVDYWTSPEIVEVIKKHQEYLLINIGNEVGAEVSESDFKEGYETAVKRMREAGIHVPLIIDACNWGQNIDILQATGPYLIEADPDKNLMFSVHMWWPYMWGNDEQRVINEIRESVEMGLPLIVGEFGNAWEETEQGAIPYKTIMEQCYLNEIGYMPWSWGPGNNPQTFLDMTTDGTYESLHGWGLEVCVTHEYSIKNIAVRPASMLEPSNVPPPDLSLPPGSLSRNKPVFVSSTEPGLGNIPEHAVDGDVTTRWSSDYYDPQYLYVDLEDVYEIGKIYIEWEDAYAAQYKIQVSNDAENWTDIHVEYNGKGGIEEIEVEATGRYVRLYCMQRATQWGNSLYTFEVYPPEGAIIEPPDFTLGDINEDGIINTIDYSLVTRHVLEVSTLSENQLLAADLNGDGVVDTVDCSLFSRYLLEIITTFPKEK from the coding sequence ATGAGAAAGTTTAGTTTTTTTATGGTGGTGATAATTCTTCTTGCTGCCTGCCTTCCAAACATAACATTTGCAGAAGAAGACATATACCCGGGATTCAGGGTAATAGGAAGACACCTTTATGACAACAGAGGGGAAAAAGTCATCCTCTATGGTCCAAATATAATGACCATATGGGGCGAGATAAGCGGTGAAAAAACTTTTGCCGAAATTGCAAAAACAGGGGCAAATGCCATCAGAATAGTCTGGCTTACTACCGGCTCTGCCAGAAATCTTGACCTGGCAATATACAACTGCCGCAAAAACAATATGATACCAATGGTTGAACTTCATGATGCAACAGGTGAATGGCACAAGCTCCCCCAACTTGTGGACTACTGGACAAGTCCTGAGATTGTAGAGGTTATTAAAAAACACCAGGAATACCTTCTCATTAACATTGGCAATGAAGTAGGTGCAGAAGTTTCTGAAAGCGATTTTAAAGAAGGCTATGAAACAGCTGTAAAAAGAATGAGAGAGGCGGGAATTCACGTTCCCCTTATAATTGACGCCTGCAACTGGGGTCAAAATATAGATATTTTGCAAGCAACAGGACCTTATCTGATAGAGGCTGACCCAGATAAAAATCTTATGTTTTCAGTACATATGTGGTGGCCATACATGTGGGGAAATGATGAGCAGAGAGTTATTAATGAAATAAGAGAGTCTGTTGAAATGGGGCTTCCCCTTATCGTCGGTGAGTTTGGAAATGCCTGGGAAGAAACTGAACAAGGTGCTATTCCTTATAAGACAATAATGGAACAGTGCTATTTAAATGAAATTGGATACATGCCATGGTCATGGGGGCCTGGAAACAATCCTCAGACTTTTCTTGATATGACAACCGATGGTACATATGAATCTTTACATGGATGGGGTTTGGAAGTTTGTGTAACCCATGAATACAGTATAAAAAATATTGCAGTACGCCCGGCTTCAATGCTTGAGCCATCTAATGTTCCACCACCTGACCTTTCACTTCCGCCAGGCAGTTTATCACGCAACAAACCTGTTTTTGTCTCTTCAACAGAACCTGGTTTGGGCAACATTCCTGAACATGCAGTGGATGGGGATGTAACTACAAGGTGGTCTTCTGATTATTATGACCCTCAATACTTATATGTGGATCTTGAAGATGTGTACGAAATAGGCAAAATTTACATTGAGTGGGAAGATGCATATGCAGCTCAATACAAAATTCAAGTTTCCAATGATGCAGAAAATTGGACGGACATCCATGTTGAGTACAACGGCAAAGGCGGTATTGAAGAAATTGAAGTTGAGGCAACCGGCAGGTATGTAAGGCTTTACTGTATGCAGCGTGCAACCCAGTGGGGTAACTCACTCTACACATTTGAAGTATACCCTCCAGAAGGTGCTATTATAGAACCGCCTGACTTTACCCTTGGTGATATAAATGAAGACGGGATAATCAATACAATAGATTATTCTTTAGTGACAAGACATGTTTTAGAAGTGTCCACCCTTTCAGAAAACCAGCTCCTTGCAGCAGATTTAAATGGGGATGGAGTAGTTGATACCGTTGACTGTTCACTTTTTAGCAGATATCTCCTTGAGATAATTACAACATTTCCGAAAGAAAAGTAA
- a CDS encoding stalk domain-containing protein, translated as MKKENLTKLIVLTSVIVLCAGIVAFASSLTTEIKAILTQEFTIKYYGEVQEMKDGSGNPVYPIVYNGTTYLPVRAISDMMGIPVDWDASTKTVILGTEEKPPKSVLSFEGKTSDYSSKVTDKASLTVKGANGADIVYNDGVSFRIWNGTSSANADRAYQANIGGGYTNLSFDAYVATHEDNFGKRPYEIIIYNIDNGEKLASITVMAGEIKKVEDIDITGVKKIGFAANGIQITGADNTDRAYFFNPTVE; from the coding sequence TTGAAAAAAGAGAATCTAACAAAACTTATTGTCTTAACTAGTGTTATTGTTTTATGTGCAGGTATAGTTGCTTTTGCATCTTCTCTTACCACTGAGATTAAGGCAATACTAACCCAGGAATTTACAATCAAGTATTACGGTGAAGTTCAAGAGATGAAAGACGGCTCAGGCAATCCTGTATATCCTATCGTCTATAACGGTACTACATACCTTCCTGTCCGTGCTATCAGCGATATGATGGGCATACCCGTTGATTGGGATGCAAGTACAAAAACCGTTATCCTTGGAACTGAGGAAAAGCCTCCGAAAAGTGTATTAAGCTTTGAAGGAAAAACATCTGATTACAGCAGCAAAGTAACTGACAAAGCTTCCCTTACAGTTAAAGGAGCCAATGGGGCAGATATCGTGTATAATGACGGAGTAAGCTTTAGAATCTGGAACGGAACCTCTTCTGCTAATGCTGACAGGGCATATCAAGCTAATATTGGGGGAGGTTATACTAACCTATCTTTTGATGCATATGTTGCTACCCACGAAGATAATTTTGGCAAACGACCTTATGAAATCATTATCTATAATATTGATAATGGAGAAAAATTAGCATCTATAACTGTCATGGCCGGTGAAATAAAAAAAGTTGAAGATATCGATATAACAGGAGTTAAAAAAATAGGCTTTGCAGCAAACGGAATTCAAATTACCGGTGCAGATAACACTGACCGGGCATACTTCTTTAATCCTACTGTAGAATAA
- a CDS encoding TIGR03915 family putative DNA repair protein gives MIFYYYDGSFEGLLTAIYEAYYRRESPTIMPEEKNIQMQLFSTNVKIETSEEKASKVYDAIYKKISYDALKNVYHAYLSEIEGISQNIFKYLKLGFKLGKEVDYHLTDENVLAVHKAAKSVQMERHLILGILRFKCLHEDLYYASYEPDHNITSLLVSHFSKRLSNQNWIIHDIKRNIAAVYNKNNCIITDLLGEISGQPMVKTDEYETLFKEFFKSICIKERINPKLQKRFLPKRYWKHLVEMSQEANS, from the coding sequence ATGATATTTTACTATTATGACGGAAGTTTTGAAGGGCTTTTGACAGCTATATATGAAGCATACTACAGGAGGGAATCTCCGACTATTATGCCTGAAGAAAAGAATATTCAAATGCAGTTGTTTTCAACAAATGTAAAAATTGAAACTTCAGAGGAAAAGGCATCAAAGGTATATGATGCAATATATAAAAAAATTTCCTATGATGCTTTAAAAAATGTGTACCATGCATACCTTTCAGAAATTGAAGGTATCAGCCAGAACATATTCAAATACTTAAAACTTGGTTTTAAGTTAGGTAAAGAAGTGGATTATCACTTAACAGACGAAAACGTCCTTGCTGTACATAAAGCAGCTAAATCGGTCCAAATGGAAAGGCATCTAATATTGGGTATATTGAGGTTTAAATGCCTCCATGAGGATTTATACTATGCCTCTTATGAACCTGACCACAATATAACTTCCCTTTTGGTTTCACATTTTTCCAAAAGGCTTTCAAATCAAAACTGGATAATACATGATATAAAAAGAAATATTGCAGCTGTGTACAACAAAAACAATTGTATAATTACAGATTTACTGGGAGAAATTAGCGGGCAGCCAATGGTTAAAACAGATGAGTATGAAACTCTGTTTAAGGAGTTTTTCAAAAGTATTTGCATTAAGGAAAGAATTAATCCTAAACTTCAAAAACGGTTCCTCCCAAAAAGATATTGGAAACACCTTGTTGAAATGAGTCAGGAAGCAAATTCCTGA
- a CDS encoding TIR domain-containing protein encodes MYNLLISHSWTYSDAYDRLVDLLDNASYFSYRNYSVPKDDPIHNAPTQWQLKEAIKAQMAPASCVLILAGVYSTYSKWINIEIDLAKNGFYTPKRIIAIEPWGSERTSQVVKNAADEIVKWNTSSIVGAIRK; translated from the coding sequence ATGTATAATTTATTAATAAGCCATTCATGGACTTATTCGGATGCATATGACAGATTGGTTGATCTATTAGATAACGCTAGCTATTTCTCGTATAGAAATTATTCTGTGCCTAAAGATGACCCTATACACAATGCCCCGACACAGTGGCAGCTAAAAGAAGCCATTAAAGCTCAAATGGCTCCTGCCAGTTGTGTTTTAATTCTTGCTGGTGTCTATTCTACATATAGTAAGTGGATTAATATAGAAATAGACCTTGCGAAAAATGGTTTTTATACTCCAAAACGGATTATTGCAATTGAGCCTTGGGGCTCTGAACGAACTTCACAAGTTGTTAAAAATGCAGCTGATGAAATTGTTAAGTGGAATACAAGTTCAATTGTTGGAGCTATACGCAAATAA
- a CDS encoding beta-mannosidase produces the protein MNMILNLNGIWKMKCTDENNWYKANVPGTVFNDLLNNGVIDDPFYRDNEIKALEIAAKDYEYKREFYIDKELLNHKRLVLCCKGLDTLAEIRINDKPVGRTKNMHRTYEFDIKEYVHEGENTIHIIFESSLEYVRKKNEENPLWGAEDAVKGFPHIRKGHCTFGWDWGPQIPDLGIWRDIFIRGYSFGKLDDVYITQKHEEGKVGLLIKADIENFCGELLDLEVTVTSPDGEVIASKTKTKDNKNHIYLDIENPKLWWPNGYGEQPLYTVEVKLKNKDVELDSKKFRIGLRTIKINRQRDEWGESFEFVVNGKDIFAMGANYIPEDSILARCSRERTEYLIKSCVEANFNTIRVWGGGIYPEDYFFDLCDEYGLIVWQDFMFACAIYEVTDEFIENVEEEAIDNIKRIRHHACLGLWCGNNEIESGWFYWDFERKARHKTGYIKLFEIVLPELVKKYDPNNFYWPSSPSSGGGFENPDDENTGDVHYWDVWHGLKPFTYYRNFKFRFVSEFGFQSFPSEKTIESFTLPEDRNIFSYVMERHQKNGAANGKILYYLSETFKYPKDFSSLIYVSQLLQAEAIKYGVEHWRRNRGRCMGAIYWQLNDCWPVASWSSIDYYGRWKALHYFARKFFAPVLLSVNDEGTQVEFHVTNETMENVKGSVVWKLRNVKEEILKEGKVSFEIAPLMAKKLKTLDFKDVLSSYNDKMETYLEYRLYTEKGIESEGTLLFVKPKHFLLKDPEIKAEITEKEDRYLISLTSKALAKYVELNIEGEDIIFMDNYFDLVPGNEKVIEVEKDIFTSVKDIESLKDNLKIRSLFDTVEQM, from the coding sequence ATGAATATGATACTTAATCTAAACGGTATCTGGAAAATGAAATGCACGGATGAGAATAATTGGTACAAAGCAAATGTACCGGGGACTGTATTTAATGATTTATTAAATAATGGTGTTATTGACGACCCCTTTTACAGGGATAATGAAATAAAGGCTTTGGAAATAGCAGCAAAGGATTATGAATACAAACGGGAATTTTATATAGATAAAGAATTACTAAATCATAAAAGGCTTGTTTTGTGCTGCAAGGGGCTGGACACATTGGCTGAAATAAGAATAAATGACAAGCCGGTGGGAAGGACCAAAAATATGCACAGAACATATGAATTTGACATTAAGGAGTATGTTCACGAGGGGGAAAACACAATACACATTATTTTTGAATCCTCCTTAGAGTATGTGCGGAAAAAGAATGAAGAAAACCCTCTGTGGGGCGCAGAGGACGCAGTTAAAGGCTTCCCCCACATAAGGAAGGGGCATTGTACCTTTGGGTGGGACTGGGGACCCCAGATACCTGATTTGGGCATATGGAGGGATATATTTATAAGGGGCTATAGTTTTGGAAAGCTGGATGATGTGTATATTACACAAAAACATGAAGAGGGCAAAGTGGGGCTTCTTATAAAAGCTGATATTGAAAATTTTTGTGGAGAGCTTTTAGACCTAGAGGTTACTGTTACTTCACCGGATGGGGAAGTGATTGCTTCCAAAACAAAAACAAAAGATAATAAAAACCATATTTACCTGGATATTGAAAACCCAAAACTTTGGTGGCCAAATGGCTACGGGGAACAGCCCCTTTATACTGTGGAAGTTAAACTAAAAAATAAGGATGTGGAATTAGACAGCAAAAAATTCAGAATAGGGCTTAGAACCATAAAAATCAACAGGCAGAGGGATGAGTGGGGCGAAAGCTTTGAGTTTGTCGTAAATGGTAAAGATATATTTGCAATGGGTGCAAACTACATCCCGGAAGACAGCATACTGGCAAGGTGCAGCAGGGAAAGAACCGAATACCTTATAAAAAGCTGTGTAGAGGCTAATTTTAACACGATTAGGGTATGGGGCGGGGGAATTTATCCTGAGGACTACTTTTTTGATTTGTGTGATGAATACGGATTAATTGTGTGGCAGGATTTTATGTTTGCATGTGCTATATATGAGGTTACGGATGAGTTCATTGAAAATGTGGAAGAGGAAGCTATAGATAATATAAAGAGAATAAGACATCATGCATGTCTTGGACTTTGGTGCGGAAACAATGAAATAGAGAGCGGTTGGTTTTATTGGGATTTTGAAAGAAAAGCAAGGCACAAGACAGGGTATATAAAACTTTTTGAAATTGTTCTTCCTGAGTTGGTGAAAAAATACGACCCTAACAATTTTTACTGGCCTTCATCCCCTAGTTCCGGCGGAGGTTTTGAGAACCCTGACGATGAAAATACAGGGGATGTTCACTATTGGGATGTGTGGCACGGGCTGAAGCCTTTTACCTACTACAGAAATTTCAAGTTCAGGTTTGTAAGTGAATTTGGATTTCAATCATTTCCTTCTGAGAAAACCATTGAGTCCTTTACCCTGCCTGAGGATAGAAATATATTTTCATATGTTATGGAAAGGCATCAGAAAAATGGTGCTGCCAATGGAAAAATACTTTACTACCTGTCTGAAACATTTAAATACCCAAAGGATTTCAGCTCCTTAATATATGTCTCCCAACTTCTGCAGGCTGAGGCAATAAAATATGGTGTGGAGCACTGGAGACGGAACAGGGGAAGGTGTATGGGTGCTATTTACTGGCAGCTTAATGACTGCTGGCCTGTTGCTTCCTGGTCTTCTATAGACTACTACGGCAGGTGGAAAGCCCTTCATTATTTTGCAAGAAAGTTTTTTGCCCCTGTTTTACTATCGGTAAATGATGAGGGTACACAGGTGGAATTTCACGTGACAAATGAAACTATGGAGAATGTAAAGGGAAGTGTAGTGTGGAAGCTGAGAAATGTAAAGGAAGAAATTTTAAAAGAGGGAAAGGTGAGTTTTGAAATTGCCCCTCTTATGGCAAAAAAGCTTAAAACATTAGACTTTAAAGATGTTCTGTCTTCATATAATGATAAAATGGAAACCTATTTAGAGTACCGGCTTTACACAGAAAAAGGGATAGAATCTGAAGGTACGCTTCTTTTTGTTAAGCCAAAGCACTTTTTATTAAAAGACCCGGAAATAAAAGCAGAAATAACGGAAAAAGAGGACAGGTATTTAATATCCTTGACCTCAAAGGCATTAGCTAAATATGTGGAGCTAAATATAGAAGGGGAAGATATCATCTTCATGGACAATTATTTTGATTTAGTTCCCGGAAATGAAAAGGTAATTGAAGTTGAAAAAGATATTTTTACAAGTGTAAAAGATATAGAAAGTTTAAAAGATAATTTAAAAATCAGAAGTCTTTTTGATACGGTGGAACAAATGTGA
- the spoIIID gene encoding sporulation transcriptional regulator SpoIIID — MKGYIEERAIELAGFIIENNATVRAAAKKFGISKSTVHKDVTERLAKINTVLAEETKKVLEKNKAERHIRGGMATKAKYKQRSEAMLKKKRENDKYKHG; from the coding sequence TTGAAAGGATACATAGAAGAAAGAGCTATAGAGCTTGCTGGATTTATAATTGAAAACAATGCTACAGTGAGGGCTGCAGCTAAAAAATTCGGGATAAGTAAAAGTACGGTACATAAAGATGTCACAGAAAGGTTGGCAAAAATAAACACTGTGCTGGCTGAAGAGACTAAAAAGGTTTTAGAAAAAAATAAAGCTGAAAGACATATCAGAGGCGGGATGGCAACTAAAGCTAAATATAAGCAAAGAAGCGAAGCTATGCTTAAAAAGAAGCGAGAAAATGATAAATATAAACATGGGTAA
- a CDS encoding M23 family metallopeptidase, translating into MNFKKLFPDKKITQKKVLDFFDKKGFFIVLGLCLIIIGVTGYLVAFDNDGEEIITPDMMGNMDQSTAYFERDKEVIAQNQDEGDISVSDNEIFEEDYKGDRGETEGQASIEEQGDEALDGKALEEKSLEEGNEKVSLEGSAETALEDAVETFGTAGIVEAEETIAQDQEDVLETAGTPKFIMPVHGEIILEFAVDKLVFSKTLNEWRAHTGVGISSERGTPVKAVADGVVTSIKNDPRLGVTIIVEHSKDLKTVYANLASDDMVTPNQKVKQGEVIGCVGDTAAFKAADPSHLHFEVLKDNQPVNPVEYLPID; encoded by the coding sequence GTGAATTTCAAAAAATTATTTCCGGACAAGAAAATTACGCAAAAGAAAGTGCTGGACTTTTTTGACAAGAAAGGATTTTTTATTGTTTTAGGTTTATGTTTGATAATTATAGGTGTGACGGGTTATTTAGTGGCATTTGACAATGACGGGGAAGAAATAATTACTCCTGATATGATGGGAAATATGGACCAAAGCACTGCTTATTTTGAAAGGGATAAGGAGGTGATTGCCCAAAATCAGGATGAAGGAGATATTTCTGTAAGCGACAATGAAATATTTGAGGAGGACTATAAGGGAGACAGGGGAGAAACAGAAGGGCAGGCTTCTATTGAAGAACAGGGAGATGAGGCTTTAGACGGGAAAGCTTTAGAAGAGAAGAGTTTAGAAGAGGGGAATGAAAAAGTTTCTTTGGAAGGGAGTGCAGAAACTGCTTTAGAAGACGCAGTTGAGACATTTGGGACAGCCGGGATAGTTGAGGCAGAAGAAACAATTGCACAAGACCAGGAAGATGTTCTTGAAACGGCTGGTACCCCTAAATTTATCATGCCTGTTCACGGGGAGATAATACTGGAATTTGCTGTAGACAAGCTTGTTTTCTCAAAAACTTTAAATGAGTGGAGAGCCCATACAGGAGTTGGGATAAGTTCAGAAAGGGGAACACCTGTAAAAGCTGTGGCAGATGGTGTCGTAACCAGTATTAAAAATGATCCGAGGTTGGGCGTAACAATTATTGTAGAGCATTCAAAGGACTTAAAAACAGTATATGCAAATCTTGCAAGTGATGATATGGTTACTCCTAATCAAAAAGTAAAGCAGGGAGAGGTAATAGGATGTGTTGGAGATACAGCAGCTTTTAAAGCAGCAGACCCTTCACATCTTCACTTTGAAGTATTGAAAGACAACCAACCTGTAAATCCGGTAGAGTACTTACCAATTGACTAA
- a CDS encoding putative DNA modification/repair radical SAM protein: MELQQKLKILSAAAKYDVSCSSSGSSRQNTKGGIGNGAYCGICHSWADDGRCISLLKILLTNYCVYDCAYCVNRISNDVPRASFTPKEVADLTINFYKRNYIEGLFLSSSIIKNPNYTMELLYESVRLLREEYRFNGYIHIKAIPGADLRLIEATGLLVDRMSVNIELPSSSSLKILAPQKEKQSILKPMSFITSKILEKKDERRHLKKAPGFVPAGQSTQMIIGASPENDLSIIRLSEKLYQHYKLKRVYYSAYVPVNSSNPNLPAINTPPLLREHRLYQADWLLRFYGFNADELLDEKTPNFDVELDPKANWALNNLNYFPVEVNKADLEMLLRVPGIGIRSAYKILRARKVKALNYDDLKKLGIVLKRAKFFITCNGRYSGGIDIDSGLIRYALTDNVKINDDNIKWEQISLFSMIDKVPTANDNFMSITGEI, from the coding sequence ATGGAGCTTCAACAAAAGCTTAAAATTTTATCAGCTGCTGCAAAATATGATGTGTCCTGTTCTTCCAGTGGAAGTTCCAGGCAAAATACTAAAGGCGGAATCGGAAACGGTGCATACTGCGGTATTTGCCACAGCTGGGCTGATGACGGAAGGTGTATTTCCCTTTTAAAAATCCTTCTTACAAATTACTGTGTTTATGACTGTGCCTATTGTGTAAACAGAATATCAAATGACGTTCCAAGGGCAAGCTTTACCCCGAAAGAAGTTGCGGACCTTACCATTAATTTTTATAAAAGAAATTACATAGAGGGGCTTTTTTTAAGCTCTTCCATTATAAAAAACCCAAACTACACCATGGAACTTCTGTATGAGTCTGTCCGGCTTTTAAGGGAAGAATACCGTTTTAACGGCTATATACATATAAAAGCCATTCCGGGTGCTGATCTTAGGCTTATTGAAGCAACAGGACTCTTGGTGGACAGAATGAGTGTAAACATCGAGCTTCCTTCCAGCAGCAGCCTTAAAATTTTAGCGCCCCAGAAAGAAAAGCAATCAATACTAAAACCCATGTCCTTTATTACATCAAAAATACTTGAAAAAAAAGATGAAAGAAGACATTTAAAAAAAGCCCCCGGCTTTGTTCCTGCCGGTCAAAGCACTCAAATGATTATAGGGGCAAGTCCTGAAAATGATTTAAGCATTATACGTCTTTCTGAAAAACTGTATCAGCACTATAAATTAAAAAGGGTATACTACTCTGCATATGTGCCTGTTAATTCATCAAACCCCAATCTTCCTGCGATAAACACACCCCCGCTATTGAGGGAACACAGGCTTTATCAGGCAGATTGGCTTTTAAGGTTTTACGGGTTTAATGCTGACGAACTTTTAGATGAAAAAACCCCAAACTTTGATGTAGAGCTGGATCCAAAAGCCAATTGGGCTCTTAATAATTTAAATTATTTTCCTGTGGAGGTAAACAAAGCTGACTTAGAAATGCTTCTCCGTGTGCCGGGTATAGGCATACGCTCTGCCTATAAAATCTTAAGGGCACGGAAGGTTAAAGCACTAAATTATGATGACCTGAAAAAACTGGGTATAGTTTTAAAGCGGGCTAAATTTTTTATCACATGTAACGGCAGATACAGCGGAGGAATAGACATAGACAGCGGACTTATAAGGTATGCCCTTACAGACAATGTTAAAATCAATGACGACAATATTAAGTGGGAGCAGATTTCCCTTTTTTCCATGATTGATAAAGTCCCTACGGCAAATGATAATTTTATGAGCATAACAGGTGAGATATAA
- the spoIID gene encoding stage II sporulation protein D: protein MKKFVDYVFLMTMVIVLLPLIIVRGCSTVAEELIPIDDGGFLPPEEDAGKEEGEEEVLYLDVYIASEDEVKKMSLEEYLLGVVAAEMAANFEIEALKAQAVAARTYAYGRMKKMYAANGADVHKGGDICTDPGHCQAWISKDDALKKWGESNGQKNWDKIKRAVDETKDIVILYENKVINPLYHANSGGATENSENVWEGVEVPYLKSVKSEGEDACSDYEVVTAFKQEDFISAIKCEIPDLKIEGENIIDEIEILNRTDSERVDKIKVGDVTLKGTDFRRILDLRSTNFSIEEGEDGEINIITIGHGHGVGMSQWGANHLAKNGKDFEEIIKYYYKGVTLEHIQNLEKTRKFLKNLYLHVYCSHLRKQ from the coding sequence ATGAAAAAATTTGTTGATTACGTTTTTTTAATGACAATGGTTATAGTGCTTTTACCATTAATAATAGTGCGGGGATGCAGCACCGTTGCTGAAGAACTTATACCTATAGACGACGGCGGGTTTTTGCCGCCTGAAGAAGATGCCGGAAAAGAAGAGGGTGAAGAGGAAGTGCTTTATCTGGATGTTTATATAGCATCTGAGGATGAAGTAAAAAAAATGTCCCTTGAAGAGTATCTTTTAGGAGTGGTGGCAGCGGAGATGGCGGCAAATTTTGAAATTGAGGCTTTGAAGGCTCAGGCAGTAGCTGCAAGAACATATGCGTATGGGAGAATGAAAAAGATGTATGCAGCCAACGGTGCAGATGTTCACAAAGGGGGAGATATCTGCACTGATCCCGGACATTGCCAGGCTTGGATTAGTAAAGATGATGCCCTTAAAAAATGGGGTGAAAGCAACGGGCAAAAAAACTGGGATAAAATTAAAAGAGCTGTTGATGAGACCAAAGACATAGTCATTTTGTATGAAAATAAAGTTATTAATCCTCTTTACCATGCAAATAGCGGTGGTGCAACTGAAAATTCTGAGAATGTGTGGGAAGGGGTGGAAGTGCCCTATTTAAAAAGCGTAAAAAGTGAAGGGGAGGACGCTTGTTCAGATTATGAAGTGGTGACAGCATTTAAACAGGAGGACTTTATAAGTGCAATTAAATGTGAAATTCCTGATTTAAAAATTGAAGGTGAAAACATTATAGATGAAATTGAAATACTTAACAGGACAGATAGTGAAAGGGTGGATAAAATTAAAGTGGGGGATGTTACTTTAAAGGGTACTGATTTTAGAAGGATTTTAGATTTAAGGTCTACAAATTTCAGCATAGAAGAAGGGGAAGACGGGGAAATAAATATAATCACCATAGGACATGGCCACGGGGTTGGGATGAGCCAGTGGGGAGCTAACCACCTTGCTAAAAACGGAAAAGACTTTGAAGAAATTATAAAATATTATTATAAGGGTGTTACTTTAGAACATATACAAAATTTAGAAAAAACTAGAAAATTTTTAAAAAATCTTTACCTCCATGTATATTGTTCCCATTTGCGGAAACAATAA